The sequence AGCCAAAGAGTTTTAGTCCATCTCTTCTTCGTCAACAATCTAGATGGGACGTCTCTGTCTAATCGCACCCTCCCCCGCCCCCTACGGAGTGTTTAAAATTATTGTGGATGGAACGCCGGGATTCCAATGTGTCCTTGTTTTTGCAGCTTCATGTGCGGTGTTGGGGTCAATTTCGCTCTCATCATCAACTTTCTAAGCGGTAGGTCTTCGTGTCCTTGGGGAATTGCGGCTATCATATCTGACTACCAGCTCGCTTTTCACTTCAATGTGATCATCTTCATACATTCTTTTCGAGAAGCCAATGTTGTAGACATTCTTACTTCTCTGCTACTTCCACGCAAGCAAAGGTGtcttgttttctctctcctctcacatgTATTTCCTCTTAGTTGTATGTTGACAAACTTTGTTCCCTCGTTAATAAATTGTTTttattagagaaaattacaaTCCCCTCCCttgtatgtttcaagtattataTAATCCTCTTCTACAAAGTTTAAAATTACACTCTCCTCTCTCATAAGTTATAGATACTATCAATTGTATCTTGACCGTGAGTGAGGCACTGTTAAGTATATTACATTTtttccataaaccctaaaataccCCCAAGTTATTACCGTCTTCTTTCTTGAGAAGAACGATGGTTTCTGAACTCTTCCTCTTCATTCCTCCATGGATTCTGAACTTTTGAAATCGAAGGTGGTTCATCTCATTTGCGATCGAAGATATTACACCTCGTTGAAGATCGGAGTTCTTAATCGATGAACATCGAAGTCTAAGGTTAGTATAAACTGTAGATTTGAGAGAGTTAGGGTTTCGGGAGATTTAATCACACACAATCGAAATCTTAGGGCTTTGAGAGAGTTAGGTATTTGGGAAAGATTAAAGCTCTCGGTCGGTTTTTTCATAAGAGGCATTGAAGAATTAGTGCTATGGCAATTTATCATAAATCTGAGATCTATTTTGTTCTTTGAAATCTAAATTGATGAACCCTCGACCGGCTCTCAAGAGAGTGTCGTCAGAGTGATACCGGAACAAAAAACCATACCGAATTTGTGATACAAAATTCCACTCGTATTTCTCTCCCGCAGAACACAAGATCAGttgtgtttcttcttctccaacacaTAATCTCCGTCAGCTTTCCACTTTTAAGCATTTTCTGCAACTGTGCATGTTAGATTAAAAACATTTTGTATGAAAATATGCTCTGCATCATTGGAAAATGCCACAAATATAAGAAATAGAACAGATAAAACATTACTGCAAGGTTTCTATTCAAACGAAGGGATGCTGAACGGTTCTTAAGCTCATGAATGTTCACAATTTACCCATAACAAAATTATCAAACAAATTTTAAACCTTAAATGCCCGCACTGTACATCAAAGTATGAATTCTAGCCATGTAGAGCTCCGAGCATTAAAGTTACAAAAGAGGGATCACATCTTAAATTAACAAAACTACGAATCTGCTGATTAAGAAACCCTAATCATGAAAAGGAAAACCCAGAACCGTGGTGTTCATATTTTATTCAATCAGTTCAAGTTCCACTGAAACAATGATTTTTCCAGAATAAAGACAAGAAACACATACAACCATAAAGGGAGaacaaagagagaagaaagagagaacctGTGAACAGCATATGAAATGAAGGGGGTAAATGAATCATTTAGCATGAACTTCTAATAGAGTTAACAGCATGGGGTGCAattgtaatttcaaacttcgcAAGGCGTCTAagtgtaatacttgaaacatttaagagagggagagtgtaatttcttctttttattagaaaacaaaaaatagatttaaaaaGTTTCACCGAATAAACACACCCCCTAACACTCTTGCCCACCCCTGCCCCTCTTTTGCATTAAAGTTTGCCATGTGGTAAGAAGGCAACAACTTGTAACAAAATCAAATGTCCTTAACCCGCCAAAATCTTACTgatacaattttttctttttttatccttgtcaaagtcatatatatatatatatatatatatttttttttttaagggtggtGGGGAGATGAGCAAAACGATATACAGTTGACATAGTTATTTCAACATGGATAGATTCAACATTGTGCATCCCTATTTGTAATTTTTATAGTCAAAATTATTATCATGTGCACCATCATGCAATTTTTGACACATTTATTTTCGCATATCTAGAGAAAGTTCATAGGGATTCATTCTCACATGACATTGTTTAAGACCCTTCGATAtgctaatgttttttttttttttcaagattccTCTACTGCTAAAATTAAACTATTAgtaaaggagaaagttttccacAACACTAGAACATGGTTCAACTAAAGTATTAAAACTATTTTTATGTACGAAATCAATAATACCCTCAAGTATTTACCGATTCTTTCTTTGACACCATCCAAATCCCTCAGTCAAtggattatattttttttggaggggatGGGAAGGGGTGTGTTAAGAATGAGTTATGCATTGACTGTGGCAAAAAGAAAACCATACACTTTATCTATAGTGTTACATCAGTAAAGTTAATTTCTTGGGTTCAAATTATGAGCAGTGAGCATTGAACATCCAACAATTGAGTGTATCTAAACACATGTCTTAAGGGACTCTCAGCCACTTGATGCTCATTGCACCAGTGTAATGGCTGTAGATGATTTTCACATTAATTTtctcttcttaaaaaaaaaaaaaaaaaaaaaaaaaaaatccaattccgTTGGAAATCAAGCAGGGTTCAAAAATCGATTAATCAGATCGGAATCGGCTGGGACTGATCCCGATTATCCGCGCTCATAGGACGATTCCAATCCGATCTGAGAGGGCCGATTCCGTTCCCGGTTCCTGTTTTTAAAACCCTGGAATCAGTAAAGTGGGAAACAATCGAACAAGTCCCGAATCCCGATTGCGCCGATTCACGACTCTCCGGTCCTATCATTTGGATTGTTCCAAGTTGGAAGCTTTCTTTCATCATACTTGAACTCCTGAAGTGTTTTTCCCGGTGGCTATGGCAATTCCTTTGCGAAAAGCCACCACCATCTTCTCTACCAGGGGTGTCGGTCATCGCGTATACGAGCCGGCATGGTTCCATCGCCGCCgtgcttcttattcttcttccttggggCTTCgtctttctctcatctctcgGCAATTTTCGGAATGTACATTTGATCCAGACGGCCCAAGAGCTTCCTCTGCTAATGTCGGTGAGTCTGTAACAATTTCCATTGTCATTGGTTGGTTTACTGTTCATTTCATTTATGTAGGTTCTCATTAATTCACCACCATTTGCTTCCTTTCACTAACTCGAATCTGCATATGCTGCAAATTTTAAGATTAGAGGATGATACTAGCTTGGATTATATGGAATTCAAGAAGTGGCCTAAAGGAGGTGGTTTTTTCCACAAGTCAGCTTGTATTGATTCAACTACAATCATAGAAATTGGCGCAGTAGTTCATCCAAAAACTATACTTGGTGCGGGTGTTCATATCAGTTCAGGTGCTATCATAGGGCCTGCAGTTACAATTGGGCAGCTGACGAGAATCGGGTATATTGTTGTGTTAGATTCTAATCATGTTTGTCTTTGTCGGTACATCCTACGTGTTATATATTTTTGCAATTTCACCACAGCATCAAAGCAATGGAATtaagacacacacacacacacacactgggtggcttttaaaagaaaaaggagaatttAAAAGAATAGAAGGAAAACTCAAGAGGCAGGTGTTTCTATTTATCTCTCCctgttatttttttaatcgcGTCTATAGGTTCTCATGTGATTTTTTTCTAGGTTCCAACTCAGATTCATCAATTAAAATGAACACTgccaatgaaatattttctcgtGGTTCCGTTTTCTTAGTTAGTACTTACTACCTAAGGACACACTTCATGATGCCTTTCTGTTTTTTATTCGTTTCTATCTTAATCTATCCCATCCTGAATTCCTGACCAGTGCTATTCATTCCATCCCATTGATAACATATGCCGCCAGAGAGGGAGGAGTCGTTTCAAAAGAACTCTTATAGGAATTAGGAATaacatttatttttcaattcagAATGATGAGAAATCTTCTTGGGTCTTCTAgactcttcccccccccccccctttttttttttgagctttaTGCTTCAGACATGTTAAAGTCTAAACTTTCTTCAGAATGGTCTCAAATTCCTCTGGATCTTTGACACCAAATTCTAAGAAATTCATTGGATATGGGTTTACATTAATTGTTGTTTGAGGCTTAGTACTAGTTATTGATTGTCGGAATTAATGCTATAATTGCTAGTTATTTGATTGTCATGTTTTAGGCAAGAGGTTTATTATTCCATTTTCCTTATCTTGGCCTATGTTTTTCTGACAGCATGGTTGACAATTCTTCAGGTATAATGCCGTTCTTGGTAATTGTTCTATTGGTGAATCATGCATTTTTCACAGTGGAGTATGTGTTGGTCAAGATGGTAAGGCTGGAAATTTTAACGTGGCAAGCTTAATATTGTTTTCTGAGGGTCACAATGAGCTTGTATAACTGTTTTTCTGCCTCCAACCATAAAGtatggttttcttcttcttcttctctcttttttttttttctgtttttcttgtgggTTGCCCGCATGCCGCCGCCGCCGCCCGCCGccgcagggggggggggggatgctATATGCATGGATTATTGATCTGCCAAAGACCTGAGCctattaatttgtttttacCGTCTTGGGTTGAAAACCTTCTTCACCTAGTCACCAGCTTGAATGCATATATGTGTCTGTGTTGCAAAACATATGTAAATTCACAGTCTCAAGAGTTCTGCAAAACAGTGAAGCTGTTatgcaaaaaagaaaatctcattTTGTTTCGATGGTGAGATTTTGTGAAAAATAGTTGTTTAATACTACTGTAAGAATTCCTTCAAGTTATGTAGTTCCACTGGAAAACTATAAACAAGTGAGGCTTTTTTGTGATGGCGGTCACTACTGGTGGTTGTGGTAGTGGTGATATTGCTCTAACAGTTGTGGTGCTGAGTCTGCTGACCATACAGGGCCTCCACTTGTGGTGGAAGGTTGACAGTGATAATGGTTGACCTGATGTGACAACTTGTACTTCAAGAGTATTTGAGTTGGGTGGTTACTGATAAACCAATTGAGAATTAACAAACTAcagatgaaaattttgaaaaacctttttttctcAGGATATAACATTTATGAGGACTGTATAATGATAGCTTTTTCCTCTCATGGTTGAACGGACCCATCTGAGCCAGCATTTAGGGTATATCATTCCCTTCTGTGCCATCTATCACCTGAGAATCAATCAATGCTCCTAAGTAGCCTCTTTGGTATCCTCAAGTCTCTATTTGTATTTGGTGATCAGATGGTTTTAATGAAGTGATGCAATCCCGGGTTCGAACACCCCGTTTTGATACACTATGAGCACAACCAAAGAAATATAGCCCAATTTTTAAGGAGTGATGCAAATAAATCACAGATATGGGCTTATTTTAATGGAACTAAGCTTTGgattgggttatatatgtgttaggcctttgatctaatgtgttttcattgtagaaaaaaagaaaaagggcgtacccagtgcacgaggctcccacatgtGCTAGGTCAGGGGGTGGGcgagaactacgcagccttgcaccgtgaatgtcgagaggctgtttcaaccgcttgaccaccaggtcgcaacattcgtaCTGGGTACATCCTCTTTTTTATAGAACCCGAGAatgtgttttcattgtaatgggcctatAATATAGGTAAAGGCTAGGCATATGTGATTAGTTAATTAAGTGTCTTTAttactttattttaattgttttaagtgttttagttagTTTGGATTAGGATTCTATAAATCTAGTCCTTTTTTGAGACagtttccttcattattttagtTCTGTAGTCAATTTAGGTTACtttattagttaaggattgctTTAGGCCTTCCTATAATATAGGTAAAGGCTAGGCATATGTGATTAGTTAATTAAGTGTCTTTAttactttattttaattgttttaagTGTTTTAGTTGGTTTGGATTAGGATTCTCTAAATCTAGTCCTTTTTTGAGACagtttccttcattattttagtTCTGTAGTCAATTTAGGTTACtttattagttaaggattggcttaggcctttcctttttagtgttttgagtttgtttttgagTCGTCTACATAGGTTTGTAAGGATTGgtttaggcctttcctttttagtgttttgagtttgtttttgagTCGTCTACATAGGTTTGTAAGGATTGgtttaggcctttcctttttagtgttttgagtttgtttttgagTCGTCTACATAGGTTTGTAAGGATTGgtttaggcctttcctttttagtgttttgagtttgtttttgagTCGTCTACATAGGTTTGTAAGGATTGgtttaggcctttcctttttagtgttttgagtttgtttttgagTCGTCTACATAGGTTTGTAAGGTGTTCAACATTGTACATGAATTCGGTGAATAAAGTTTGGCTTTTGCCTTTGGTTTTGTGGTGATTCCACAGGGCCTGTTGTGGTGATTCAACAGGTGGGTTGGTGGTGAATCCAATCCATTCCTTGCGGGGGGAACCTAGGTACTGTTCCTCTATTCTTTGATATTTGTTTGAAGGTTATTAACTTAGTAATATATTGAGTTCTTCGCTAAATATTAGACTTCCAGAAATCTACACCACTTTTTTCTGTCAATCCACTTACTTTCCATCCTCCTGCATTATATTCTGGGGTTGTGAAAGTCTCTCTGGTTTAGAGCTACAGAAATTTCTCTCTGACatgattttgtttcatttcttacAGATGATTTGTTCCTGATTCTATTCCTACTTGTCTGTTgtttccttccccccccccccNNNNNNNNNNNNNNNNNNNNTGGGGAGGAGATGGGGGCGGTTGTCAAATATGATTACTTGGTGAATAGTCCAATCTGTGACCTCCTTCCTGGGTGGCAAAGTGGAAGATTAATTAAAGAGTAGGAACTGGTCCGAGAAGAAGGCATACATGCTGAATATTACCATGACAGTTATCAGCATGTGGGATCTTGTAGGTGGATAACTAATTAGATTTGCCTTTCTTATGTAACAACTGTGTTTTTTGTTGTAGATGTTGCATGCaaggataggaaaccatgttgAAATAGGTTCTAATACGTGCATTGATAGGGGCAGGTAAGATGCAGGTTGCCTTTGAACGTTTCTCTAATTTGTTCTCTCACTTTCCCTctcaattttatttcatttgaaGACTTTGTGCTCACCAGAGTTCTCTTAGCTAGAATACAACCTTTGCATGAATGTTCATCTCATTTTTTGTCATGCAGTTGGAGAGAGACTGTTATAGGGGATCATTCAAAAATAGATAATTTAGTTCAGGTGAGGACGTGAGGTGCTTCCTTCTTGCACcagtatttattttatttatggattCATTACCAATACCACTTTCCTTCAATCTGCAGATAGGTCACAATGTTGTTATTGGAGAGCGTTGCATGCTTTGTGGACAAGTTGGTCTTGCAGGTTCAGTGACGTATGTAACTCACGAATCTCGATTTGTTTGAAATTGAAAGTCAAATCTTACAGTGATCCGTCTCCTGAATTTCGGTTGAGCTTTACTAAGTTTTATATGCTTATAATTTTCATCATCTTTGTGTTGTTTGGTAGGTTGGGAGATTATGTCACTTTGGGGGGAAGGGTAGCAGTTCGGGATCATGTTAATATCGCATCAAAGGTACTACTTGATTACAAGGCTGAAATAAAGTTCTCATTGAAGACCTCATAAAAATTGTTCCACCTCAGGTGGCTTGCTTCAGTTGCAGCACTGGATATATATTAGAAAGTATTATTATGATTCTTGAATTTACATCGTGTACCAACTTCCTCCTAATGTGGTTATTGGGGCCTATTCTACTGGGGACTAAAACTATGATCTGGTCATCTAGATGGTTTAATATGAAACATGGTCATTGGGCACATTATTAATTGATCACCAAGAGAACTTAATTACTTCTTATGCTTCTCCTTTGTATTATTAGTAGTAGTTGTTCGTAGGAATTTTTAACAGGAGAGCTCCTAGGCCAGAAATGAAACCTGTCTGATCTTATCAATTTCTATTGCGTACGTAATAAAGGTTTGAGAGGGTCCAATAGTTAATTTGGTTTTAATCAAGGATGCCTCAAAGGCGAGGCGCATTCAATTTTGGTTATTTCCACCATTATGCAGACCAAGTGGATGGATGATGATCATTGTCTGTCACTTTTTTGTATGTCATTATATTGACAGTTTCAGCATCTTGAATTTGCCAATCCATTGCTGTCTCTATTGTTACTTATCTCCAGTATTCCTGGATCAGCCTTTTCAACTTGGTGGCCCCTTGGATAATAAGATATCTGATTTAAGTAGGGATTGCAGGTCCGCCTTGCAGCTAACAGCTTTGTTACCAAGGACATCAGTGTGCCTGGTGACTACGGTGGTTTCCCTGCGGTAAGTACTATCATCTTTCCTTCCACCTATTTCATCATATGGTTTAAGTAAAGTGATGCATAAATTTCCGGTGGCTGAGCAGGTTCCGATCCATGAATGGCGCAGGCAAGTTGCTACCCACCGCCGAATTGTGAAGAAGGGAATTTCTTAAGTTGTGTTTTGATGCTTTGCATATCATTGGTTCTATTGCAATGAATCTATTTGCTCTAAGTTGCAACTCTGAGGTTCATGTTTGGTCTCAGCAACTCAACCCAGTGCATAAATGTTAAATTGGAGATGGTTTTCTTTAATGGATCTATAGCTCAGCAGTAATAGTTCTTGTGCAGAGCTCAAATGgaaacaatgcatataatttcctGGTGGCAGTATGGTGAATGGCAGCACTATTTGAAACTGTTTTGGGCCAGAAAATGTTACCCGCTTATGTAGCCACTATGCCAGCATGCATACTAATGGGATGCCGCGTTCAGCCCATGGTGGGGCAGTGCAGTCTTTTTGTGCTTGTTTCtaggtgaattttttttttttttttttggtggaaaattttttcttgtcTCGGAATGTGGACCTTGCGCTAGcgctcccatctctctctctttccccttaAAGCTTTTGCCAGTTTTAAGTCTTCAGATTCTTGACAAATGACAACTTACAGTCATAGATTTAGACCTATAGCCACCAAGTCCCAAGGCCTGAGTTAGCCTGACCAGACTTGGGGATAAGGCACAGAAAATGGAGTTAACTGACAGGGCCATATGAGACGATAGGAAGTCACTGGACATCATCAATTAGTTCTTGGCCATCAGCCCCAACCTTCTCCACTTGAATCCCGGACTACATTTAAATCCCATAAGAGTCCAAGGATCGGCTATACTGAACACTAAGGCATGAAGAGCTTGCCATAATTCTCTTTCTATCCTTTCCTGTTATGGTCGTAAACGGTTGTGCCACGGAAGGAAGAGGATAACCCTAACAAACTAACAACCATGTGAATGTGTTgaggacctgactgaaggttcTCAAGAGTCAAGAGTTACAGATCTCGGGTTCTGGTCCGTCCAAATTCTGATGGATGAAGAGGGTAGGGGAAAAGTTCAAATAACTGATAAGTCATATGAGAAAGGACTTAGTTATCCGTATCGGATCTAGATCCGTGCATATCAATCATTTTTTcctctatttaaaaaaaaaaaaaaaaaaagtatattttatttatgattataaCCCTGAAACAATATTGGTAATCAATCCAAATCGATCACGTATCAATACAACACAACCAATATGGtaatccgataccaatacttataACCAATGCATATGAGTGAGCTTCAATTTAAAATTAACATATATTCAATCCACATGGGCTCCTCATACAGTAGTTAGATCATATGGTAAAAAATATCCTATTATGagatagggagagggataggtatgctagcgtaatACCTAGGAATTAAGAATGCTAGTGGGATTTTGACCATAGGATTTGATCAATTTGAATTAAACCGTTGGATGAAGATAAgatatacaaattttcaatccACCATTACTacacctttcctctctctcttcttgtcggAAAAGCCATTCCTTTTTATTAGATCCAGCCGGAGAAAGTGAACTCCGGTAGGATCCATAGCCGACGAGCTTTCCAACCTCTCCTATGTCATGTCCCAGATCACCCCTAGCCGCTCAATTACCGACATCAATTCTGACACCGTGCATGTTGATATTGAGCAACCACTGCCACTGTTGATGGAAAAGATGCCCCATTTGAAAGACGTTCTGGATAAGCTTAAAACCTAACATTCTCTTTAGCAACATAAGATTCGAGCATATCCAATGACTTTTACAACAGAAATCTGAACACATTTGTtacagaagagaagaagaagtaccTGGGTGAAGTAAAAATCTAAGAAGAATAAACTTAGAGGTCAAAAcctatttatagagggaaaaaaatggtGATTTTTTTCTAATCAAAGACAAGATCATGCAAAAAAACCCACAAAAAATCAGAACTTCTTAACTAAAACTTTATTTCTTGCAGAAATCAGTAgcgaaaaatccatttttttcgatttttaaatgcattaaaaaaatctcaatatGTTAGAAATGGGAAGCTTCTCTCCTGTTTCTCGCATCACCGGTTCATAGCAACAGTAGCCGCAACAATCACAGCCGGAACAGAGGAAATCGAACAACCAAATAAGTCAATGGTATTCTCTCTTCGCTTCTTatttttcccccaaaaattCTCGGCATCAAAGCCCTGCACCTATCCCTCTCGATCCGATGGGTCTCATCATTCCCGCCGTCGGAAAATCCATGTAGTGGAGCTTGCTGCTGAACATCGATCTCATCGTTCCCGCCATCTCAACCTCTACTTCCGAAGACGGAGTTGGACAGGACCAGAACCAAGGTGGTGGTTGAAGGTGGTTCTGGCGGATCAAGGTGACGCCCAAGGTCAAGTTTTTATCCGGCGTAAACTCACCAAAGAAGTTCTTCGGTGTTTACGATGGTCATAGTATGATGGCAAAAGATACCGTGGAGCAGCGGTATTGGGCAGGTTCTGTAAGACCTCGCCACATGAACGGATgagattttatttgtttcatctaACGGTTAAAATCCCGCTATCATACATTATTCCTAGATAATgcactagcatacctatcctATTCCCTATGAGATATGTTTATTTTGAATGGTTAATCACTAAGgcggaaaaaaaatgaaagagccGCTTCATCTATTAACTTGCTTCCGTGTAGAATCACGAACATCCTAGGGTTAACCTAGGAAGTACTGCCCCGATTCTAAATATAAGGTCATAGCACGACTCTGGGATGCATGGCttcaaagaaaagaattttgcAATCTCTACTTATTCTGAATAATTTTTTCACACTTGAGCAGTGTTGGATGTTAATGACAAGAGCTGATTGTCATTCTGATAATAATCAAACCCGAGtatatttgattatttcaaataatttttaaacttcataaaaaatataaaaaaataagactGAACTAAAAAATTAACCCTTAATTAGATGAAATTGATCTTTTCAGTCTAGTCCTCAGAAACAATATCACAAGGTAAAACTACAACCATATGTTATCTACACAGTCCACATGGGAAGGCCCATCCCCTTCATTTTATAGCAATCCTGTCTTGATAGCCCTGAAGGTTCATTCAAGAATGAACCAATTGCTGTTTCCATGATGCAAAGTCTGACTTGTGTAGGTGCCTGAGAGCCAAAAAGATAGGGTATAGGAGATTGAGAATGTATAGAGTATTCTGCATTCAAATCCTTTCTAATGCAGTTTCAAGCCATCATTCTAAACCATTTCTGCAACCCAATTACCCATAATACATCACCCTCAAAATGGCCTGTCATCATATCCAGCCTGCCtcattgtcatcatcactaTCCCTAATAGCAGTGACATTACAAGAACACAACCCGCA is a genomic window of Macadamia integrifolia cultivar HAES 741 chromosome 13, SCU_Mint_v3, whole genome shotgun sequence containing:
- the LOC122059277 gene encoding probable UDP-3-O-acylglucosamine N-acyltransferase 2, mitochondrial isoform X1 (The sequence of the model RefSeq protein was modified relative to this genomic sequence to represent the inferred CDS: added 50 bases not found in genome assembly) — protein: MAIPLRKATTIFSTRGVGHRVYEPAWFHRRRASYSSSLGLRLSLISRQFSECTFDPDGPRASSANVEDDTSLDYMEFKKWPKGGGFFHKSACIDSTTIIEIGAVVHPKTILGAGVHISSGAIIGPAVTIGQLTRIGYNAVLGNCSIGESCIFHSGVCVGQDGFGFFIDEQGNMSKKPQMLHARIGNHVEIGSNTCIDRGSWRETVIGDHSKIDNLVQIGHNVVIGERCMLCGQVGLAGSVTLGDYVTLGGRVAVRDHVNIASKVRLAANSFVTKDISVPGDYGGFPAVPIHEWRRQVATHRRIVKKGIS
- the LOC122059277 gene encoding probable UDP-3-O-acylglucosamine N-acyltransferase 2, mitochondrial isoform X2 (The sequence of the model RefSeq protein was modified relative to this genomic sequence to represent the inferred CDS: added 50 bases not found in genome assembly) — translated: MEFKKWPKGGGFFHKSACIDSTTIIEIGAVVHPKTILGAGVHISSGAIIGPAVTIGQLTRIGYNAVLGNCSIGESCIFHSGVCVGQDGFGFFIDEQGNMSKKPQMLHARIGNHVEIGSNTCIDRGSWRETVIGDHSKIDNLVQIGHNVVIGERCMLCGQVGLAGSVTLGDYVTLGGRVAVRDHVNIASKVRLAANSFVTKDISVPGDYGGFPAVPIHEWRRQVATHRRIVKKGIS